In the genome of Bradyrhizobium arachidis, one region contains:
- a CDS encoding LLM class flavin-dependent oxidoreductase: protein MNRQMVLVGFLQAQNCTNLPSSWRHPDSRDDSMSADYYQEIARILEAGKFHMAFFDDRLAMPDRYGNDHAHTVEYGIRCVKMDPLIVLTTMGMVTDKLGLGATCSTTYYEPFDVARRFATLDLMSGGRAGWNVVTSLNDGEALNMGRDSHPEHDSRYDKADEFMEVVLGHWDTWEDGAIIMDKKSGRFADPSKVKRLDHNGPAFKSRGPFTVPRSQQGHPVIIQAGASGRGQRFAGRWGEVIFTAARNLAAAKEGYASVRNEAAKAGRDPDQMFLCNLTTPVCAATKAEAEDKMALINKLPLQIDALSLLAEALNYDFASKDLDEPLTTEDLKSMQGILGIRDGVLKTSGKSNPSARDFVTFSGRGQVHDAMVGGPKEIADRLEEMFVERGCDGFVIAATYVPGSYADFVQHIVPELQRRGLFQKEYRGKTLRENLGLTRPPAGAWKVQPRDAAE, encoded by the coding sequence ATGAATCGGCAGATGGTCCTGGTCGGCTTCCTTCAGGCGCAGAACTGCACGAACTTGCCGAGCTCCTGGCGGCATCCGGACTCGCGCGACGATTCGATGTCGGCGGATTATTACCAGGAGATCGCGAGGATCCTCGAAGCCGGCAAATTCCACATGGCTTTCTTCGACGATCGCCTGGCGATGCCGGACCGCTACGGCAACGACCATGCTCACACCGTCGAATACGGCATCCGCTGCGTGAAGATGGACCCGCTGATCGTGCTGACCACGATGGGCATGGTCACCGACAAGCTCGGCCTTGGCGCGACCTGCTCGACCACTTACTACGAGCCGTTCGACGTCGCCCGCCGCTTCGCAACGCTCGACTTGATGTCGGGCGGGCGCGCGGGCTGGAACGTCGTGACCTCGCTCAATGACGGCGAAGCGCTCAACATGGGACGCGACTCCCATCCCGAACATGATTCCCGCTACGACAAGGCCGACGAATTCATGGAGGTCGTGCTCGGCCATTGGGACACCTGGGAGGACGGCGCGATCATCATGGACAAAAAGAGCGGCCGCTTTGCCGATCCGAGCAAGGTGAAGCGGCTCGATCACAACGGGCCGGCCTTCAAGTCGCGCGGCCCGTTCACGGTGCCGCGCTCGCAGCAAGGCCACCCCGTCATCATCCAGGCCGGCGCGTCCGGCCGTGGCCAGCGCTTTGCGGGGCGATGGGGCGAGGTGATCTTCACTGCCGCGCGCAACCTCGCGGCCGCCAAGGAAGGCTATGCGTCCGTGCGCAACGAGGCCGCCAAGGCCGGCCGCGATCCCGACCAGATGTTCCTGTGCAATCTGACGACGCCGGTCTGCGCCGCGACAAAGGCCGAGGCCGAGGACAAGATGGCGCTGATCAACAAGCTGCCGCTCCAGATCGACGCGCTGTCGCTGCTCGCCGAAGCGCTCAACTACGATTTCGCGTCCAAGGATCTCGACGAGCCGCTGACGACGGAGGACTTGAAGAGCATGCAGGGCATTCTCGGCATCCGCGACGGCGTGCTGAAGACTTCCGGCAAGAGCAATCCGAGCGCGCGCGACTTCGTCACCTTCTCCGGCCGCGGCCAAGTGCATGACGCCATGGTCGGCGGCCCCAAGGAGATCGCCGACAGACTGGAGGAGATGTTCGTCGAGCGCGGCTGCGACGGCTTTGTCATCGCTGCGACCTACGTGCCCGGCTCCTATGCCGACTTCGTGCAGCATATCGTGCCGGAATTGCAGCGGCGCGGCCTGTTCCAGAAGGAGTATCGCGGCAAGACGCTGCGGGAGAACCTCGGCTTGACGCGGCCTCCCGCCGGCGCCTGGAAGGTGCAGCCGCGCGATGCCGCGGAATAA
- a CDS encoding fumarylacetoacetate hydrolase family protein: MRWLKFTASGKISWGIVEGDQVIAVDGDPFGEWQRSSRVHPLGEVKIELPLIPRTFYCVGLNYLKHLKEAADKRGEVPAVPDRPEIGYRAQNALIAHNEDVVIPSFATEKIHYEGELVVVIGKKVKHLTEQNAMDCVFGYTIGNDVSERSWQKADRGLWRAKNADTFKPMGPWIETEADIAKMETVVRVNGQETNRFHTNDMIFGVVPFLVELTKYFTLWPGDVIWMGTDGASPDIKHGDVVEIDITGIGTLRNRFVREGR; the protein is encoded by the coding sequence ATGCGCTGGCTGAAATTCACGGCGTCCGGCAAAATCTCCTGGGGAATCGTCGAAGGCGACCAGGTGATCGCGGTCGACGGCGACCCCTTTGGCGAATGGCAGCGCAGCTCGCGCGTACATCCGCTTGGCGAGGTCAAGATCGAGCTGCCGCTGATCCCGCGGACCTTCTATTGCGTCGGGCTGAATTACCTCAAGCACCTGAAGGAGGCCGCGGACAAACGCGGCGAGGTGCCGGCTGTGCCCGACCGGCCCGAGATCGGCTATCGCGCGCAGAACGCGTTGATCGCCCACAACGAGGACGTCGTGATCCCCTCCTTCGCGACCGAGAAGATCCACTATGAAGGCGAGCTCGTCGTCGTCATCGGCAAGAAGGTGAAGCACCTCACCGAACAGAATGCGATGGATTGCGTGTTCGGCTACACCATCGGCAACGACGTCAGCGAGCGCTCCTGGCAGAAGGCCGATCGCGGCCTGTGGCGCGCGAAGAACGCCGACACGTTCAAGCCGATGGGCCCATGGATCGAGACCGAGGCCGATATTGCCAAAATGGAAACGGTCGTCCGGGTCAACGGCCAGGAGACCAACCGCTTCCATACCAACGACATGATTTTTGGTGTGGTCCCATTCCTGGTCGAGCTGACGAAATATTTTACGCTGTGGCCCGGCGATGTGATCTGGATGGGCACGGATGGCGCGTCGCCCGATATCAAGCACGGCGATGTCGTCGAGATCGACATCACCGGCATCGGAACGCTGCGGAACAGGTTTGTGCGGGAGGGGCGCTAA
- a CDS encoding LysR family transcriptional regulator → MKQNFTVRQGALDGVEAFLSVAQHRSFRRAATELGVTPSAISQAVRALEARIGAALFIRTTRSVGLTEAGERFLARARPAFEELIAASGAARELGQRPAGLLRLTVPRSVVPILLEPLIASFCQAFPEIEVELAASEELVDLAAEGFDAGIRLGQFIAPDMVAVRLTKPLPLIIVGSPAYLARRGRPERPDDLREHACLRLRRSNGALASWSLDDNGRSIEIVVSGPFIANDFPTMLGAAIEGVGLAQVPAPLATGAVTAGKLVHVLERFSPMTPGVFLYYPGHRQIMPKLRAFIDHVKGRSGTTA, encoded by the coding sequence ATGAAGCAAAACTTCACAGTCAGGCAGGGCGCGCTCGATGGTGTGGAGGCGTTCCTGAGCGTCGCCCAGCACCGCAGTTTCCGCCGGGCGGCCACCGAGCTCGGGGTCACGCCGTCGGCCATCAGTCAGGCGGTGCGCGCTCTCGAGGCGCGCATCGGCGCCGCGCTCTTCATCCGCACGACGCGCAGCGTCGGTCTGACCGAGGCCGGCGAAAGATTCCTCGCGCGCGCAAGGCCTGCCTTCGAGGAGCTCATTGCGGCAAGCGGGGCGGCACGTGAGCTCGGACAGCGACCGGCCGGGCTCCTGCGTCTCACCGTGCCGCGCTCAGTCGTGCCGATCCTGCTGGAGCCGCTGATCGCCTCGTTCTGCCAGGCATTTCCCGAGATCGAGGTGGAGCTTGCTGCAAGCGAGGAGCTGGTCGACCTCGCAGCCGAAGGTTTCGATGCCGGCATCAGGTTGGGCCAGTTCATCGCTCCCGACATGGTCGCGGTGCGCCTGACCAAGCCTTTGCCTCTCATCATCGTCGGCAGTCCGGCTTACCTCGCCCGTCGCGGCCGGCCCGAACGCCCGGACGATCTGCGCGAGCACGCATGTTTGCGATTGCGGCGATCGAACGGTGCGCTTGCATCATGGTCGCTCGACGACAACGGCCGTTCGATCGAGATCGTCGTTTCGGGACCTTTCATCGCCAACGACTTTCCCACGATGCTCGGAGCCGCCATTGAAGGCGTGGGTCTTGCGCAGGTGCCCGCGCCGCTGGCCACCGGCGCCGTGACGGCAGGAAAGCTCGTCCATGTGCTGGAGCGATTTTCGCCGATGACGCCGGGTGTATTCCTCTACTATCCCGGCCACCGGCAGATCATGCCGAAGCTGCGAGCCTTCATCGACCATGTGAAGGGGCGCTCGGGGACAACGGCCTGA
- a CDS encoding Lrp/AsnC family transcriptional regulator, with protein MIEEQDTRILAHLQKDGRATNQQLADEVGMSTSACWRRVRALEESGVIRGYAALVAREQAGFAMSAILHVSLERHDAKFVDEFVARVTKRREVLECFATTGDADYHLRVVVQDMAAYNRFLDEFMFRIPGIRYVRSNVVLKEIKTGVALPF; from the coding sequence ATGATCGAAGAACAGGACACGCGAATACTCGCCCATCTTCAGAAGGACGGCCGCGCCACCAACCAGCAGTTGGCCGATGAGGTCGGCATGTCCACCTCCGCCTGCTGGCGCCGGGTGCGTGCGCTGGAAGAGAGCGGTGTCATTCGCGGCTATGCGGCGCTGGTCGCGCGCGAGCAGGCGGGCTTTGCGATGTCCGCTATCCTCCACGTTTCGCTGGAGCGGCACGATGCCAAGTTCGTCGACGAATTTGTCGCCCGGGTCACGAAGCGCCGCGAGGTGCTGGAGTGCTTTGCGACCACGGGCGACGCCGACTACCATTTGCGCGTCGTCGTGCAGGACATGGCGGCCTACAACCGCTTCCTCGACGAGTTCATGTTCCGCATCCCCGGCATCCGCTACGTCCGCAGCAACGTGGTGCTGAAGGAGATCAAGACCGGCGTGGCGCTGCCGTTCTGA